In Uranotaenia lowii strain MFRU-FL chromosome 2, ASM2978415v1, whole genome shotgun sequence, one genomic interval encodes:
- the LOC129750078 gene encoding kinesin light chain isoform X1, which yields MTHMTQEEIVSNTKAVLQGLEALRVEHLTLISNLSEGNKKDPDKSEIVMKNIENIELGLGEAQVIVVLASHLQNIEAEKQKLRTQVRRLCQENAWLRDELANTQQKLQASEQTVAQLEEEKKHLEFMASVKKYDENQENEDNLEKSRTDPVVELFPEDEAEERHNMSPTPPNQFANHANAGYEIPARLRTLHNLVIQYASQGRYEVAVPLCKQALEDLEKTSGHDHPDVATMLNILALVYRDQNKYKEAANLLNDALAIREKTLGENHPAVAATLNNLAVLYGKRGKYKDAEPLCKRALEIRENVLGKNHPDVAKQLNNLALLCQNQTKYEEVEMYYQRALEIYEMKLGPDDPNVAKTKNNLASCYLKQGKYKEAEILYKQVLTRAHEREFGAINGENKPIWQVAEEREENKLKNRENTPYGEYGGWHKAAKVDSPTVTTTLKNLGALYRRQGKYEAADTLEDCALRSKKEALDLVKQTKVAKILGVPEEKRLKMRDSDNFDDESRRALK from the exons ATGACTCATATGACTCAAGAAGAGATCGTATCCAATACGAAGGCTGTACTTCAGGGCCTCGAAGCGCTACGCGTGGAACACCTAACACTCATCTCAAATTTGTCGGAGGGAAACAAGAAGGACCCAGATAAATCGGAAATCGttatgaaaaacattgaaaatatcgAACTTGGTTTAGGGGAAGCACAG GTGATAGTAGTTTTAGCATCACATTTGCAAAATATTGAAGCCGAAAAGCAGAAATTGCGCACTCAAGTGAGACGCTTATGTCAAGAAAACGCATGGCTACGAGATGAATTAGCAAATACCCAACAGAAACTGCAGGCGTCGGAGCAAACCGTAGCACAACTCGAGGAAGAGAAAAAACATTTAGAGTTCATGGCATCGGTAAAGAAATACGACGAAAATCAGGAAAACGAAGATAATCTAGAAAAATCTCGTACTGATCCAGTTGTTGAACTATTCCCTGAGGATGAGGCCGAGGAACGTCATAACATGTCTCCAACTCCTCCAAACCAATTTGCGAATCACGCCAATGCCGGATACGAAATTCCAGCTCGCTTACGTACATTGCATAATTTAGTCATTCAATATGCTTCGCAAGGTCGATATGAAGTAGCTGTTCCCTTGTGTAAACAGGCGCTCGAGGATTTGGAAAAAACCAGTGGTCATGATCATCCGGATGTCGCCACAATGCTTAACATTTTGGCCCTGGTGTACAGGGATCAG AACAAATATAAAGAGGCCGCTAATCTTCTGAATGATGCACTGGCAATTCGTGAAAAGACTTTGGGAGAAAATCATCCTGCTGTTGCAGCAACATTGAATAACTTGGCTGTTTTATATGGCAAACGTGGAAAATACAAGGATGCAGAACCACTATGCAAAAGGGCTCTCGAAATTCGAGAAAATGTGCTTGGTAAAAATCACCCGGATGTCGCAAAACAGCTTAACAACTTAGCTTTGCTATGTCAGAATCAG ACAAAGTACGAAGAAGTTGAAATGTATTACCAAAGAGCCTTGGAGATTTACGAAATGAAGCTAGGCCCGGATGACCCGAATGTAGCCAAAACCAAAAACAATCTGGCCAGCTGTTACCTCAAGCAAGGGAAATACAAGGAAGCCGAAATTCTATACAAACAAGTTCTCACAAGAGCACACGAGCGGGAGTTTGGAGCTATAAATGGGGAAAATAAACCGATCTGGCAG GTGGCTGAGGAACGAGAagaaaacaagttgaaaaaccgTGAAAATACCCCGTACGGTGAATACGGTGGATGGCATAAAGCTGCAAAAGTTGATTCGCCCACGGTGACAACAACTCTAAAAAATCTCGGCGCACTTTACAGAAGGCAGGGCAAATACGAAGCGGCCGATACGCTGGAAGACTGTGCCCTTCGAAGTAAGAAAGAG GCATTGGACTTGGTGAAGCAAACCAAAGTAGCAAAAATTCTGGGAGTTCCCGAAGAAAAGCGTCTGAAAATGCGAGACAGTGATAATTTTGATGATGAATCAAGACGAGCTCTTAAGTGA
- the LOC129750078 gene encoding kinesin light chain isoform X2 has translation MTHMTQEEIVSNTKAVLQGLEALRVEHLTLISNLSEGNKKDPDKSEIVMKNIENIELGLGEAQVIVVLASHLQNIEAEKQKLRTQVRRLCQENAWLRDELANTQQKLQASEQTVAQLEEEKKHLEFMASVKKYDENQENEDNLEKSRTDPVVELFPEDEAEERHNMSPTPPNQFANHANAGYEIPARLRTLHNLVIQYASQGRYEVAVPLCKQALEDLEKTSGHDHPDVATMLNILALVYRDQNKYKEAANLLNDALAIREKTLGENHPAVAATLNNLAVLYGKRGKYKDAEPLCKRALEIRENVLGKNHPDVAKQLNNLALLCQNQTKYEEVEMYYQRALEIYEMKLGPDDPNVAKTKNNLASCYLKQGKYKEAEILYKQVLTRAHEREFGAINGENKPIWQVAEEREENKLKNRENTPYGEYGGWHKAAKVDSPTVTTTLKNLGALYRRQGKYEAADTLEDCALRSIGLGEANQSSKNSGSSRRKASENARQ, from the exons ATGACTCATATGACTCAAGAAGAGATCGTATCCAATACGAAGGCTGTACTTCAGGGCCTCGAAGCGCTACGCGTGGAACACCTAACACTCATCTCAAATTTGTCGGAGGGAAACAAGAAGGACCCAGATAAATCGGAAATCGttatgaaaaacattgaaaatatcgAACTTGGTTTAGGGGAAGCACAG GTGATAGTAGTTTTAGCATCACATTTGCAAAATATTGAAGCCGAAAAGCAGAAATTGCGCACTCAAGTGAGACGCTTATGTCAAGAAAACGCATGGCTACGAGATGAATTAGCAAATACCCAACAGAAACTGCAGGCGTCGGAGCAAACCGTAGCACAACTCGAGGAAGAGAAAAAACATTTAGAGTTCATGGCATCGGTAAAGAAATACGACGAAAATCAGGAAAACGAAGATAATCTAGAAAAATCTCGTACTGATCCAGTTGTTGAACTATTCCCTGAGGATGAGGCCGAGGAACGTCATAACATGTCTCCAACTCCTCCAAACCAATTTGCGAATCACGCCAATGCCGGATACGAAATTCCAGCTCGCTTACGTACATTGCATAATTTAGTCATTCAATATGCTTCGCAAGGTCGATATGAAGTAGCTGTTCCCTTGTGTAAACAGGCGCTCGAGGATTTGGAAAAAACCAGTGGTCATGATCATCCGGATGTCGCCACAATGCTTAACATTTTGGCCCTGGTGTACAGGGATCAG AACAAATATAAAGAGGCCGCTAATCTTCTGAATGATGCACTGGCAATTCGTGAAAAGACTTTGGGAGAAAATCATCCTGCTGTTGCAGCAACATTGAATAACTTGGCTGTTTTATATGGCAAACGTGGAAAATACAAGGATGCAGAACCACTATGCAAAAGGGCTCTCGAAATTCGAGAAAATGTGCTTGGTAAAAATCACCCGGATGTCGCAAAACAGCTTAACAACTTAGCTTTGCTATGTCAGAATCAG ACAAAGTACGAAGAAGTTGAAATGTATTACCAAAGAGCCTTGGAGATTTACGAAATGAAGCTAGGCCCGGATGACCCGAATGTAGCCAAAACCAAAAACAATCTGGCCAGCTGTTACCTCAAGCAAGGGAAATACAAGGAAGCCGAAATTCTATACAAACAAGTTCTCACAAGAGCACACGAGCGGGAGTTTGGAGCTATAAATGGGGAAAATAAACCGATCTGGCAG GTGGCTGAGGAACGAGAagaaaacaagttgaaaaaccgTGAAAATACCCCGTACGGTGAATACGGTGGATGGCATAAAGCTGCAAAAGTTGATTCGCCCACGGTGACAACAACTCTAAAAAATCTCGGCGCACTTTACAGAAGGCAGGGCAAATACGAAGCGGCCGATACGCTGGAAGACTGTGCCCTTCGAA GCATTGGACTTGGTGAAGCAAACCAAAGTAGCAAAAATTCTGGGAGTTCCCGAAGAAAAGCGTCTGAAAATGCGAGACAGTGA
- the LOC129742508 gene encoding uncharacterized protein K02A2.6-like, translating to MANIPVPVPLKLGGDDGEAIKIFRLQWKYYALATEVAKKAANQQVATLMAVMGIEGVMLVEELQLTEEELALPDEILSRIEQHLRPQRDRRMERAEFNAMCQEEEEKIEDFVKRLKKKATSCGYTAAQQEDLLKDRVIAGVRDHQTRKELLKAGDIPVDDMVKKVKEHQQIEELARKYERMSVTKDSARETFKLTATMKFVNKCKYCGGKHPKDKKKCPAFGSKCRACGKLNHYKAVCRANRVRNGPRNKNIRQMEDSSGSAESSDDEEECEYVDIAKVDGEQMKDAGKIMVQLRVVNCTGAPKPLDIQVDTGARVNVLCYRDLMRMSPNAKIFSTKIKLRCYSGKIIAPKGKVNLDVELKDGSKSLTFVIVKKTRPPLLSSQSAIDLGIIKVQDIYNVTALHQSCDGILRKYHDVFEGDGVFHGKFKIEIDDSITAVQQKARRIPLAYLPELKTKIEDLEKRGIVEPVNRHMEWLSNLVLVKKGDKLRLCLDPAELNQAIKRMNHQIPTIEELLPEFAKAKVFTVLDAKNGFWHLDLDERSSDLTAFWTPMGVYRWKRMPFGISCAPEVFQKAQQQIITGLRGVRCLADDVVVFGCGDTMEAAMLDHNRNLEAVFLRCRERGLKLNRAKAKVALSSVPFFGHILTDKGVKPDPGKISAVLDIQPPGNKKELLTFLGLVTYLGRFLPRLSEVSAPLRRLTRDTAEFEWNQEAADCFRLIKRLVTEAPILRYYDPTEPLVIQCDASMLGVGCVLLQLGRPVAYASRTLSKTERNYAPIERECLAIVFACKRFDQYVAGRFAVVESDHKPLEDIFKKPITDAPLRLQKMRMTLQRYDISVRYRKGSEMHIADLLSRTAIPSERTQQSDKVEAAFQEIAEVNVVEFISVSDERFGEIATETRKDRTLYTLLQLLIDGWPENKADLEDEMYVYWAIRYDLSTCQGVIFKSGRVLVPKSLRKKLLDNLHMAHLGIDYTLRAARESFFWPGMTDQITNYVRNCEVCMEFSSNQCKPPMTTHPIPEYPFQRVNIDLGEIKTGNKKLTIMVTADSFSDFVEVDFLSDSKTNTIVKICKRNFARHGSPEVVVTDNGPQFDNVEWREFAREWDFMPVTSSPYHAQGNGKAESSIKAMKQLYKKCVKSGADFWRALQQHRNTPNAVGSSPNQRLFCRTTRSTVPIIANRLKPPKSQDVEESIRHKRAITKMSYDKRAKKLPELQVGAKVLVQRRPDLHSTWEKAVLLRRLEDQSCEVEMSDGAIYRRSAVHVKPGKRNEQTSEVVKPVRQEEAERLHPMCITKESVEQNSEDDRELPNPEKQRVYGTINATGDKTTLPRQDQRFSSSVDQSGSTDEKGFPEIPAERPRREVKKPSRFSDFVM from the coding sequence ATGGCCAACATACCAGTTCCAGTACCGCTGAAGTTGGGCGGTGACGACGGAGAGGCGATAAAAATATTCCGGCTGCAGTGGAAATACTACGCCTTAGCCACGGAGGTAGCGAAAAAGGCGGCGAATCAGCAAGTCGCGACCCTGATGGCGGTCATGGGAATAGAAGGTGTGATGCTAGTTGAGGAATTGCAACTGACGGAGGAGGAGCTTGCGTTGCCGGATGAAATTTTATCTCGGATCGAGCAGCATTTGAGACCACAACGTGACCGACGGATGGAGCGTGCCGAGTTCAATGCGATGTGCCAggaggaagaagaaaaaatagaagATTTTGTGAAACGGCTTAAAAAGAAGGCGACCAGCTGTGGGTACACCGCGGCTCAGCAGGAAGATCTGCTTAAAGATCGAGTGATAGCTGGTGTGCGAGACCATCAGACGAGAAAGGAGCTACTCAAGGCTGGTGATATTCCGGTGGATGACATGGTGAAAAAAGTCAAGGAGCATCAACAAATCGAAGAGCTGGCACGAAAATACGAACGAATGTCAGTCACGAAGGATTCTGCCAGGGAAACTTTCAAGTTGACAGCTACaatgaaatttgtaaacaaGTGTAAGTACTGCGGCGGAAAACACccgaaagataaaaaaaaatgcccagCGTTCGGAAGTAAATGCCGCGCATGTGGGAAGCTGAACCACTACAAAGCAGTTTGTCGTGCGAATCGTGTGAGGAATGGACCCAGGAACAAAAACATCCGACAAATGGAAGATAGCTCTGGAAGTGCGGAAAGTTCAGATGACGAGGAAGAATGTGAGTACGTGGACATTGCCAAGGTTGACGGTGAACAAATGAAGGACGCTGGAAAAATTATGGTGCAGCTAAGAGTAGTGAATTGCACTGGAGCACCAAAGCCTCTGGACATACAAGTCGATACAGGAGCCAGAGTGAACGTGCTTTGCTATAGAGATCTGATGCGGATGTCACCAAATGCGAAGATTTTTTCCACGAAAATCAAATTGAGGTGTTACTCGGGAAAAATAATAGCGCCGAAAGGAAAAGTGAACTTGGACGTTGAGTTAAAAGATGGCTCCAAGTCACTAACTTTTGTGATTGTCAAGAAAACAAGACCACCGTTGCTGTCGTCACAATCGGCAATCGACCTTGGAATCATCAAAGTACAGGATATATACAATGTGACCGCTTTGCATCAGAGCTGTGATGGGATCCTCCGTAAGTACCATGACGTTTTTGAAGGTGACGGTGTATTCcatgggaaattcaaaattgaaattgatgatTCCATTACAGCGGTCCAACAAAAAGCACGACGCATTCCTCTCGCATATCTCCCGGAGTTGAAAACCAAGATAGAGGATTTAGAGAAAAGAGGAATAGTTGAACCGGTCAACAGACACATGGAGTGGCTGAGCAATCTCGTGCTAGTTAAGAAAGGCGACAAATTACGGCTGTGCCTGGATCCGGCGGAACTAAACCAGGCTATAAAACGTATGAATCATCAGATCCCGACGATAGAGGAGCTGCTTCCGGAGTTTGCTAAAGCGAAAGTGTTCACGGTACTCGACGCAAAAAACGGATTTTGGCATTTGGATCTAGATGAACGGAGCTCGGATTTGACGGCCTTCTGGACACCAATGGGTGTGTATCGTTGGAAGAGGATGCCATTTGGGATTTCATGCGCtcctgaagtttttcaaaaggcACAACAACAGATTATTACCGGGCTTAGAGGCGTACGTTGTTTAGCAGATGACGTAGTAGTTTTCGGTTGTGGTGACACAATGGAGGCAGCCATGCTCGACCACAATCGAAATTTGGAAGCAGTATTTCTACGATGCAGAGAAAGAGGACTCAAGCTGAACAGAGCAAAAGCAAAGGTGGCGTTATCGTCGGTGCCATTTTTCGGACATATTTTGACGGACAAAGGAGTTAAACCAGATCCGGGCAAAATATCTGCTGTTTTGGACATTCAACCTCCAGGAAATAAGAAAGAGCTGTTGACTTTTTTGGGACTAGTCACCTACCTGGGGCGATTTCTTCCGAGGTTGTCTGAAGTTAGTGCTCCACTTCGAAGGCTCACCCGTGACACAGCAGAGTTCGAATGGAATCAAGAGGCGGCAGATTGTTTTCGATTAATTAAGCGGTTGGTGACAGAGGCACCCATATTGCGCTATTACGATCCAACTGAACCGCTAGTTATTCAATGCGACGCAAGCATGCTGGGAGTTGGATGTGTTTTACTTCAACTAGGCAGACCGGTGGCATACGCCTCACGAACTCTGAGCAAGACGGAAAGAAATTATGCTCCTATTGAACGGGAATGCTTGGCAATTGTGTTCGCGTGCAAGAGATTTGATCAATATGTGGCAGGAAGGTTTGCAGTCGTAGAGTCCGATCACAAACCTTTAGAGGACATTTTCAAGAAGCCAATAACAGATGCACCGCTACGTCTTCAAAAAATGAGAATGACGCTACAACGTTACGACATATCAGTTCGGTACCGAAAAGGTAGTGAAATGCATATAGCAGATTTGCTATCAAGAACGGCCATACCCAGCGAAAGGACCCAACAAAGCGACAAAGTGGAAGCGGCATTTCAAGAAATTGCTGAAGTCAATGTTGTTGAGTTTATCAGCGTTTCGGATGAACGATTTGGAGAGATAGCGACTGAAACCAGAAAGGACCGAACTTTGTATACACTATTGCAATTGCTAATCGACGGATGGCCAGAAAATAAAGCTGATTTGGAAGATGAGATGTACGTTTACTGGGCAATAAGATACGATCTTTCAACGTGTCAAGGAGTTATTTTCAAGAGTGGCAGAGTGCTAGTGCCAAAAAGTCTACGAAAGAAGCTGCTAGATAATTTACACATGGCGCATCTAGGTATTGACTATACGCTTCGTGCAGCACGAGAGTCATTCTTCTGGCCAGGGATGACCGATCAGATTACAAATTATGTCCGAAACTGTGAAGTTTGTATGGAGTTTAGCAGTAATCAGTGCAAACCTCCCATGACCACGCACCCTATACCAGAGTACCCATTTCAGCGAGTAAATATTGACCTGGGCGAAATAAAGACTGGCAACAAGAAGTTAACTATAATGGTTACAGCTGATAGTTTCTCAGACTTTGTCGAAGTAGATTTCTTAAGCGACTCTAAAACCAATACGATTGTGAAAATCTGCAAACGTAATTTTGCACGACATGGAAGTCCGGAGGTAGTGGTCACAGATAACGGACCACAGTTCGACAACGTAGAATGGAGGGAATTTGCACGAGAATGGGATTTTATGCCAGTAACGTCATCTCCGTATCACGCCCAGGGAAATGGAAAAGCAGAATCTTCAATAAAGGCTATGAAGCAGCTGTACAAAAAGTGCGTTAAAAGTGGAGCTGACTTTTGGAGAGCTCTACAGCAGCATCGTAATACTCCGAATGCTGTAGGATCCAGTCCGAACCAAAGACTGTTTTGCAGAACTACTCGAAGCACCGTACCAATCATCGCGAACCGACTGAAGCCGCCCAAGTCACAGGATGTAGAGGAAAGTATTCGACACAAGAGAGCTATTACCAAAATGAGTTACGACAAAAGAGCAAAGAAGCTGCCAGAGTTACAAGTTGGAGCAAAAGTGCTGGTTCAACGTAGACCGGATCTTCACTCAACGTGGGAGAAAGCAGTTCTGTTGCGGCGACTCGAGGATCAGTCATGCGAAGTTGAAATGAGCGATGGCGCGATATACCGTAGAAGTGCGGTTCACGTGAAACCCGGCAAACGAAACGAACAAACATCTGAAGTGGTGAAGCCAGTGCGACAGGAGGAGGCTGAACGTTTACATCCGATGTGTATTACGAAGGAGTCAGTAGAGCAGAACAGCGAAGATGATCGAGAGTTGCCTAATCCAGAGAAGCAGCGTGTTTATGGCACTATCAACGCAACTGGGGATAAAACGACACTGCCACGACAGGATCAACGTTTTTCTTCAAGCGTTGACCAGAGCGGCTCAACTGACGAGAAGGGTTTTCCGGAGATTCCTGCAGAGCGACCTAGAAGAGAAGTGAAAAAACCATCaagattttcagattttgtcatgtaa